CAATACCTACATGAGAAACCCAAGTATTAGTTGTTTTGGCGACTTGTTTATACAATGGACTTCTTATTGAAATAAATAATAAATCACCCTCTTTAATATTATTATTAACGATATTAATAAGCTCATCAATTGAGTTGTCTTGATAATGAATGTGAGTTTCTTCGTTCATTGCTAACACAGTTTAGATCCTCTTAATCCAAGTATTAGTTAAGATGCGTTTGCTTGCTAAGGATTTTTGCATAAGGGTTTTTCTAGCAACAGCTTTATTAGATAAGTATCACTATTTGATACTTTTGGATGTAGTATTTGACCTGCTAAGGATGCTTTCAACAGGAAACTCTATGGGGAAGCTTGTTAGCCTGTGAATCCTAAAAGAGCATAGCAACTCCTGACGTTGTTGTTACAGAGTTATTGCTCTTGAATTTTGTGATGTAGCTTAATTGATTTCTTGATATTAATATAAAGGAGTGATTTTTTTGATTTGCTATATTAGTAATGACTAAATTCGATATTTGTATTTACAAAGTTTGTTTTTTTCCTTTTTATTTGAGAATTAATTAATAACCTCTTGCACTGTGTATTCAACTATAGAATAGAATTAGTCCCAAATTTTAAAAAGATGACATTGGATGGCTTGATCAATTAAAGATAAAAGTAAACTATCTATCCCGCCGAATGATCATTAGGTATCCGACGGTATGTCCAGAAATATAATGAGTGAAAAATGTACAGGGAAATAAACTATATATAGTTTTTATAATTCTGGAAAGATTGTTAATTATCTGCGATTTGATTATTGAATAATATTTGCAGTTAAGAGAGGTGATATGAAAAAGAAAATCCTGATAGGGGTTTTACCACTTTTATCCTGTACAGTTGCTGCTGAATTACCTTCACCGGTGAAGAGTAATTATATTCAAACCCATCATCAGCATAATACTCATCAAAAAAATTTGTCAGCTAGTGTAAGACCACCAATCTTAGGCACGCAAAACCCTATTAAAGCTAGTATGGAAATGTATGAACTAGCTAACTGTAAGACGAATGAGTTTCAAAACTTAAGGGGAGGTGCACTAGTTAGTAAAGTAAAATCAGTGACAAGTAGCTGTATCAATCAGCTGTTCAGTGCCAGTTTAAGTCAAAGTAAAGCAATCTTCAGTGAAGATCAAATGCTTTCGGTGGCTAGCGAAGTTGAAAACTTATCTCGTAACTATCAAGGTAATAATAAAGATAAGCTATTGCAGACAGTATTATTTTTACGTGCAGGATATTATGCCCAGTGGGGTTATCAGGACGATATAAGCAAATACTCCAACAGATTAAAACAGCAAATAGCAAGAGCTATTGATGCATTTATTAATAATCGAAATTTCAATAATATTTCTAATGAACATGGAAAAGTATTAAGTGAAGTTATAACATTAATGGATAGTGCTGAGTTAAATGCAAAATATTTAGAAACTTTGCAGCGTATGCTGGATAAATTTAATTATCAATACACTAAATATCGGGATATGGTTGTATCGATTAATAGTGTGTTTACAGTACTATTCCGTGGTCACCAATTTGATGATTTTAAAGCTAAAGTAAAAGAATTTCCACAAATTGTCACATCATTGGATCAATTTACTAAGAGTCAGGCTGATTTGCTGGGTACAGATAGCCAGTATGTATTAGCTAACTCAGTGAGAGAGCTTGGGCGTTTTTTGCAGTATGAAGGTACACTGAAAAGCCAGGCAAAGAAAGGTATTAAGAGAATATTAAGTCAGTATAATGAAACAGGTAAAGGAGCTGCACTATGGATGGGTGCAGCAGAGATGGCTGACTATTTTGATCAGAAGAACTGTGAAGAGTATAATATTTGTGGTTTTAAAGATAGGGTTAAGAGCCGTGTTTTATCGATAAAGCATCAATGTAATGATGCTATTTCAATTCGTGCCCAGCAATTGTCAGCAAAAGAGTTAGCGGGAATATGTCAAACCTTGGCAAAACAAGCAACTTATTTTCATAATAAGCTAAATACGAATTATACGCCGGTTGCAAATGATAATAACGACACTATAGAAGTGGTGGCCTTTAATTCAAAGGACGATTATTCCACTTACGCAGGTGTATTATTTAACATGGATACGAACAATGGTGGCATGTATTTAGAAGGCGATCCATCTAAACCTAACAACCAAGCTCGCTTTATTGCCTATGAACAAGGTGGTGAGGTTTGGAATTTACGCCACGAATTTGTGCATTATCTGGATGGT
The window above is part of the Spartinivicinus poritis genome. Proteins encoded here:
- a CDS encoding M9 family metallopeptidase, coding for MKKKILIGVLPLLSCTVAAELPSPVKSNYIQTHHQHNTHQKNLSASVRPPILGTQNPIKASMEMYELANCKTNEFQNLRGGALVSKVKSVTSSCINQLFSASLSQSKAIFSEDQMLSVASEVENLSRNYQGNNKDKLLQTVLFLRAGYYAQWGYQDDISKYSNRLKQQIARAIDAFINNRNFNNISNEHGKVLSEVITLMDSAELNAKYLETLQRMLDKFNYQYTKYRDMVVSINSVFTVLFRGHQFDDFKAKVKEFPQIVTSLDQFTKSQADLLGTDSQYVLANSVRELGRFLQYEGTLKSQAKKGIKRILSQYNETGKGAALWMGAAEMADYFDQKNCEEYNICGFKDRVKSRVLSIKHQCNDAISIRAQQLSAKELAGICQTLAKQATYFHNKLNTNYTPVANDNNDTIEVVAFNSKDDYSTYAGVLFNMDTNNGGMYLEGDPSKPNNQARFIAYEQGGEVWNLRHEFVHYLDGRFDMKGGFNDYPLSSTVWWIEGLGEYIAKKDVNPEAIRLAKTKAFHLSEIFSNDYSKGVDRIYRWGYLAVRFMHENHSNDVYKMTSYFRKGEYKAYEEYLNSMRNNYNQEFHRWLDEVKDGKPDPKPDPDPKPDPDPKPNPKPDPDPKPNPKPDPDPKPDPDPNPTPDDPNPDGNCKGNTSTDRNDEILLDQAKQELSGNDNEYYFVYVPDCAKQLTVKLSGGEGNANLYLKKEGWPSATEYDQMSNQSGNSEQVALQTPGAGYYHIMVEAAQAYSGLSLRASLNNGSDTTNTPNPPKDCEASTSGREDELDGCTPKVISGATPAYYYIYVPAGTKQLQLITSGGEGDVDIYANDEGWPTDSEHHYSSTNNGTTEQILIEAPKENHYYHILVKPKNSYKNVTIRAKLAN